The DNA sequence GAAGCGATCAAGTTCTACAAGAAGGCCGAGCAGCTCTTCGACAAGGGCGGCATGGACAAGGTCACCGACCCGACGCGCAAGGCGAACATGCTGATCGCGGCGGCGAAGGCGAAGTACTACATCGCCGAGGTGAAGTACCGGGAGTTCGAGAAGGTCGAGTTCCCCGAGTTCGTGGGGCAGCGCAAGGTGCCGGACAAGATCTACAACTGGTGGAAGAAGGAGCAGGGTCCGGCGAAGGTCACCGAGATCGAGAAGTGGAACAAGGACAGGCGGCGCCTCGCCCGCTGGGGCTACTGGGACGAGGGCAAGCCGGTAAAAGAGCAGATCAAGGATGTTAAGAAAGAGGAGAAGAAAGAGGCGTTGGACATGCAGTTCGCCTACTGGGCCAAGACGGACCTCGGCCCGTGGATGGAGAAGAAGAGCAAGCTCATGACCGAGGCGACCGACCTCTTCACGGCCGTCGCCGCCGTGCACGTGCCCGAGTGGGAGATGGCCGCCGCGGCGCGCGCGGGCGACATGCAGTTCCAGTTCATGACCGCGATCTACGACTCGCCGCTCCCGCCGTCTTTCAAAGGCGACCAGGAGCTGACGGACATCTACCGGACGACGATGGACGAACGGGCGGAGCCGTACCGCACCGGCTCGATCAAGGCGTTCGAGTACTGCCTGAACATCTCGACGAAGGTGCGCTGGTTCAACGAGAACTCCCTGCGCTGCGAGCGGGAGCTGAACAAGCTCGAGCCGCGGCAGTACCCGATCTCCGAGGAGACGCGCGTCGAGCCGAAGTTCACGTTCAACTACTGGGCGGCACCGGACCCGGTGCTGGAGCTCGAGACCGACGCGCAGAAGCGCGACAAGGCGCTCACCGCGTCGGCTGAGGCGATCGGTGACGAAGGCGGCGACGCCGCGAAGGCGGAGTAGGAGGCGACCATGAACGGGAACAGCAAAAACATCATGCGCGTTGCTGGGATTCTCGCGGCTGCCTTCGCGATAGGCTGCGGCGGCGCCAAGGGCGCCGGCGGCGGCAAGGGCGGCGGAGAGCCCCAGGTCGGGGAGGACGGGAAGCCGATCATCACCCAGGAGGCCCGCGAGGACTTCGACAAGATCGTCGTGAAGTACAAGGAGGCGGCGAAGGCCGGGTGGACCGAGGGGAGCTGCGACTCCGTGGCCAAGAAGTTCGCGAAGATCGCGGAGGCGCACGGGGACATGGCGGAGGCCATGTACAACGTCGGCGCCGTCTACAGGAACTGCAAGATGAAGGACAAGGCGATCGACGCGTTCAAGGCGACGCTCGCCAAGCACCCGAAGCACCAGCTGTCGCTCACGCACCTGGCGGTCTACGACCTCGAGGCCGGGAAGGAGGCCGACGCGGAGGCGAAGCTGAAGGACGCGATCATGGCCGGGCGCAACACCCTGGAGGCGGTGCCCGCCTACACGGTGGCCGCGACGATGCTGCGCGCGCGCGCGGTGAAGGGCGACCAGGAGGCCTGGAAGAAGGCGCAGACCAACCTGCGGACGGCGCTCGCCATCGACAACAAGTTCATGCCCGCGCTCTACCAGCTGACGATGCTCTACTACGACATCGCGGTCGGCCTGAAGAAGCCGTCGTACCTCACGCTCGCGTCGCTCGTCTTCGCGCAGGCGCAGAAGCTCGACCCGGAGTTCGCGCCGATCTACCACGCGCTCGGGCTCATCGACATGGAGAAGAACGAGCTCGTCGAGGCGAACAAGGCGTTCGAGCTGGCCTTCAAGAAGGACCCGAACATGTTCGAGGCCTACATGAGCTTCGCCGCCATCAACCTGAACTTCCGCGGCTACGACTCGGCGAAGATGGCGTTCGAGAAGGCGATCGCGCTGCGGCCGACCAACTACGAGGCGCACATGGGCCTCGGCGTGGCGGCCCGCGGGCTGGGCGACTTCGCGCTCGCGCGCACCGAGTACAACAAGTGCGCCGAGCTCGAGCCCGCGCGCACGGACTACCTGTTCAACCTCGCGCTCCTGACGATGGACTACGAGAACGACGGCACGCCGGCCGGGTTCCAGAAGGCCCAGAAGGCGTTCGAGGACTTCATGGCCAAGGCCACGGAGGAGCACAAGAAGGATCCGGACGGGGCCAAGGGGCCGAAGCTCTCCCTGTACGAGAAGGCGAAGCGGCGGATCGAGACGTGCAAGAAGGCCGTCATCCAGATCGCGGAGGCCGAGAAGGAGATGGCGGAGCTCAAGAAGCTCCAGGACGAGCAGGCGAAGGCCCAGAAGGATCTCGAGGAGCAGATGAAGAAGGCCGCCGAGCTCGCCAAGCAGGAGGAGTCGGGCGCCGCGGCGCCGGGCGGAGGCGAGGCCGTGGACGAGGCGGCGATCGAAGCCGAGCTCGAGGCGGAGGCGGCGGACGCCGAGGCCAAGGCGAAGGCCGAGGCCGACGCGAAGAAGGCCGAGGACGCTCCCGCGGAGGGCGAGGCGGCCGACGAAGAGAAGAAGGACGCGCCGAAGCTCGACTAGGAGCTCGGAGGCGGAACCGAGGTGACCGAGACGGGTGTGGGACGGCGGTTGGCGATTTTCTCCGGGCGGTCCGGAGGGGAGGATAGAAGATGAAACGGCTCGCGGGTTTCATGATAGGTTGCGCGTTGGTGGCGTTCGCCGGGGTCGCGCTCGCGCAGGGTCCGGGCGGCGTCCAGTACGCGGAGAAGACCGAGTACACGTTCGACGACGACGTCGTCACCGGCGACCTCGTCCGCCCGGACGGAGAGCTGACCGTCGTCCGCAAGAAGGGGAAGCAGCGCAGCCTGATCAAGGTCCGGCAGCACTTCATCCCCGAGATGCTCAAGTCGGTCGAAGACATCTGACGGCGCCGCGACCGCTCCGCCGGCCCTCCGACCGCGTCCGGCGGCCGAGGCGATGCCCGCGCCCCTTGCCGACAGCCGACAACCCGGTCCCCTGCGTGGCGTTCCCGCATTGACACTGAGGTGCTCCCTGCTAGAGTCTCCGCCCATGAACCAGCTCAGATCCGTCAAGGGGATGCACGACGTCCTGCCCGAGGAGATGCCGAAGTGGCACTTCCTCGAGGACACGTTCAGGCGCCTCACGGGTCTCTACGGATACCGAGAGATCAGGACCCCGGTGCTGGAGCCGCTCGAGCTGTTCGTCCGCGGGATCGGCGAGGCGACGGACATCGTGGAGAAGGAGATGTACGCCTTCGAGGACAAGGGGGGCGACCGGCTGGCGCTCCGTCCCGAGGGCACGGCGTCTGTGATCCGCGCGTTCGTCCAGCACGGGATGCAGGCGCGCGAGCCCGTGTCGAAGCTCTACTACATCGGCCCGATGTTCCGCCGCGAGCGCCCGGCCAAGGGCAGGTTCCGCCAGTTCTACCAGGCGGGCGCGGAGCTGCTCGGGGCGGCGGAGCCGGCGGCCGACGCCGAGATCATCGACATGGCCACGCGCTTCCTGTCGGCGCTCGGGATCGCGGACGTGAGCGTCCAGCTGAGCAGCCTGGGCGATCGGGAGTCGCGGCTCGCCTACCGCGGCGCCCTCGTCGAGTGCATCGAGAAGCGCCGGGAGGAGCTCTGCGGCGACTGCGTGAGGCGCCTCGCCGTGAACCCGCTCCGGATCCTCGACTGCAAGGTCGAGTCGTGCAGGGCCGTGGCGGCCGACGCGCCCTCCGTGATGGACTACCTGTCCGGGGACGCCGCGCGGCATTTCGCGGAGCTGTGCGCCGCGCTCGAGCGCTTCGGGACGCCTTTCGAGGTGGCCCCGCGGATGGTGCGCGGGCTCGACTACTACACGCGGACCATCTTCGAGATCCAGGGCAGATCCGAGGCGCTCGGCGCCCAGGCGACGCTCGTCGGCGGCGGGAGGTACGACGGCCTGGTGTCCGAGCTCGGCGGTCCCGCGACGCCCACGATCGGGTTCGCCTTCGGCCTCGAGCGGCTCCTCCTGATGCTCGGTGACGCCGCGGCCCCGGACGCCCGCCGGCCGATCTTCGTCGCCGGCGTGGGGGAGGGCGGCGTCGACCGTGCGCACGATATCGCGAGGACGCTGCGCGCGGCCGGGTGCCCGGTCGAGGTGGCCTACGCCGCGGCGAGCCTCAAGTCGCAGCTCAAGCGCGCGGACCGCGTCGGCGCGCGCGGGGTGGTGATCGCCGGGGAGGACGAGGCGTCGCGGGGGGCCGTCACCTGGCGCGACATGCGCGACGGGACCCAGGTCGAGCTCCCCGTCTCGGAGCTCGCGGCGCGAGCCGAGGCCCTGCGGTGAACACTCGCGCTCGAACGAGCGGAGCTCTGGTGCTCCTCGCGCTCCTCGCCTCGACCTCCTTCGCGGCGGCGGAAGAGGAGGGTGTCGCCGCGCAGGAGGAGACCGCGAAGCGCCCGCCCGTCGGCGCGAGCGGCATCGAGCTCAAGGAGCTCGAAGAGGACTACACGCCCGAGGTCAAGAGGTTCACGATCCCGCCGTACTACCAGGAGAGGTCGGAGCGGGTGACGTTCCGGACGCTGTTCCCCCTGTTCTTCTTCCGCGAGCGTCAGGGCGAGGGGGCGCGGACCGATCTCGGGGTCATGCCGTTCTACTGGCGGTACCGGGAGGGGCCGGCGTCGGCCGACGTGTACTTCCCGTTCTACTGGCGGTTCCGGGATCCGGCCTACGAGACCGACATCGTCCTGCAGACCTACCTGAACCGGAGCGCGCACGGGTTCAACTTCGGGTTCGCGCCGCTCTTCTTCTTCGGCAAGGACGACGAGAAGAGCACGAGGTACCAGGTCGTCCCGCCGCTCTACTGGAACTTCCAGAAGGCCGACGGCGGGTTCCTGCTCGCGGGGATCTACTACGACCACCGGAAACGGGGGGACTACGATCGCGGCGTCCCCCCGCTGTTCTTCGCCGGGAGGAACCGCGACGAGACGTACCTGCTCGTGCTCCCGCCCGTGTTCTGGCGCTTCACCGACGAGGTGGCCTACGAGACGGTCACCGTGGTGCCGCCGTTCTTCTTCAAGACCAGGGAGACCGGCTGGAGCGTCGGGCTGCTGCCCATCCTCTACTTCGCGCACGACGAGAACTGGGCGCGCGTGCTCGTCGCGCCGTTCTACTACGGCAGCCGCTGGGGCGAAGGGCGGAGCTATTACATCCCGCCGCTGCTCACGTACTACAGGAAGAGCCCGACGCTGTCGCAGGGCGGCGTGGCGATCTTCTACCACTGGTACGAGAGCGAGGGCGACTACCTGCGGATGTACTCGCCCCTCGCCTGGACCTTCGGCAACAGGCGCTCGGACGAGAAGAACCTCCTCGTGCCGCCGCTCTACTACCGCGGCACCTCGCCGGTCTCGGACGACACGATGGTCGGGCTCGTCTACTGGAACTTCCACGATCACTACAAGGAGCGGACCTTCGCGATCGCTCCGCTGTTCGCGTACAACACGAGCCTCT is a window from the Pseudomonadota bacterium genome containing:
- the hisS gene encoding histidine--tRNA ligase; this translates as MNQLRSVKGMHDVLPEEMPKWHFLEDTFRRLTGLYGYREIRTPVLEPLELFVRGIGEATDIVEKEMYAFEDKGGDRLALRPEGTASVIRAFVQHGMQAREPVSKLYYIGPMFRRERPAKGRFRQFYQAGAELLGAAEPAADAEIIDMATRFLSALGIADVSVQLSSLGDRESRLAYRGALVECIEKRREELCGDCVRRLAVNPLRILDCKVESCRAVAADAPSVMDYLSGDAARHFAELCAALERFGTPFEVAPRMVRGLDYYTRTIFEIQGRSEALGAQATLVGGGRYDGLVSELGGPATPTIGFAFGLERLLLMLGDAAAPDARRPIFVAGVGEGGVDRAHDIARTLRAAGCPVEVAYAAASLKSQLKRADRVGARGVVIAGEDEASRGAVTWRDMRDGTQVELPVSELAARAEALR